A portion of the Leptospira noumeaensis genome contains these proteins:
- a CDS encoding ABC transporter ATP-binding protein, whose translation MKDKPIIRVEHLTTGYGQTVVMENISFEVNRGEIFGILGGSGCGKSTVLKNMIGLTFPFSGRIWIDEDDIVIAEGKKRIQIWNRIGVMYQQSALFGSMTLLENVRLPLEEFTELPIAIMNEIALTKLKMVGLFPFAHLYPAELSGGMKKRAAIARAMAMDPEILFLDEPSAGLDPITSVELDHLIIRLSRTLGVTFVIVTHELPSVFTMADRVIVLDKATKGIIAEGKPKDLKEKSKNPFVKQFFNRIPQENSPL comes from the coding sequence ATGAAAGATAAACCAATCATTCGAGTAGAACATCTAACAACGGGATATGGCCAAACAGTGGTTATGGAAAACATTTCTTTTGAGGTCAACCGTGGTGAAATATTTGGAATCCTCGGTGGTTCTGGATGTGGTAAATCAACAGTTCTAAAAAACATGATTGGATTAACATTTCCATTTAGCGGCCGTATATGGATCGATGAAGATGATATCGTAATTGCAGAAGGAAAAAAAAGAATTCAAATTTGGAACCGCATCGGAGTGATGTACCAACAAAGTGCACTTTTTGGTTCGATGACTTTACTTGAAAATGTTCGATTGCCCTTGGAAGAATTCACCGAACTTCCCATCGCCATCATGAACGAAATTGCCTTAACCAAATTAAAAATGGTAGGCCTTTTTCCTTTTGCTCACCTTTATCCTGCTGAACTTTCAGGTGGGATGAAAAAACGTGCTGCCATTGCCCGTGCTATGGCGATGGATCCAGAAATTTTGTTTTTGGATGAACCCAGTGCTGGTCTTGATCCCATTACTAGTGTAGAACTTGACCACCTAATCATTCGTTTGTCGAGAACTTTAGGTGTTACCTTTGTGATCGTTACACATGAATTACCTTCTGTATTTACAATGGCCGATCGTGTTATTGTTTTGGATAAAGCCACAAAAGGAATCATCGCTGAAGGGAAACCAAAAGACCTGAAAGAAAAATCTAAAAACCCATTTGTAAAACAATTCTTTAATCGTATTCCGCAGGAGAATTCCCCGTTATGA